Proteins encoded in a region of the Streptomyces violaceoruber genome:
- the galE gene encoding UDP-glucose 4-epimerase GalE produces MSGKYLVTGGAGYVGSVVAQHLVEAGHEVVVLDNLSTGFREGVPAGASFVEGDIRDAAKWLDGSFDGVLHFAAFSQVGESVVKPEKYWDNNVGGTMALLEAMRGAGVRRLVFSSTAATYGEPEQVPIVESAPTRPTNPYGASKLAVDHMITGEAAAHGLGAVSLRYFNVAGAYGEYGERHDPESHLIPLVLQVAQGRREAISVYGDDYPTPDGTCVRDYIHVADLAEAHLLAVAAAAPGEHLICNLGNGNGFSVREVVETVRRVTGHPIPEIMAPRRGGDPAVLVASAGTAREKLGWNPSRADLAGIVSDAWEFAQRRAGQ; encoded by the coding sequence ATGAGCGGGAAGTACCTGGTGACAGGTGGTGCCGGATACGTCGGCAGCGTCGTCGCCCAGCACTTGGTGGAGGCGGGGCACGAGGTCGTCGTGCTCGACAATCTGTCGACCGGCTTCCGTGAGGGTGTGCCGGCGGGTGCCTCGTTCGTCGAGGGCGACATCCGGGACGCCGCCAAGTGGCTGGACGGCTCGTTCGACGGCGTGCTGCACTTCGCCGCCTTCTCCCAGGTCGGCGAGTCGGTCGTGAAGCCCGAGAAGTACTGGGACAACAACGTCGGTGGCACCATGGCGCTGCTGGAGGCCATGCGGGGCGCGGGTGTGCGGCGGCTCGTCTTCTCCTCCACGGCCGCCACGTACGGCGAGCCCGAGCAGGTTCCCATCGTCGAGTCCGCGCCGACGAGGCCCACCAATCCGTACGGCGCCTCGAAGCTCGCCGTCGACCACATGATCACCGGCGAGGCGGCGGCCCACGGGCTGGGCGCGGTCTCGCTGCGCTACTTCAACGTCGCGGGCGCGTACGGGGAGTACGGCGAGCGCCACGACCCCGAGTCGCATCTGATTCCGCTGGTCCTTCAAGTGGCGCAGGGCAGGCGGGAGGCCATCTCCGTCTACGGCGACGACTACCCGACGCCGGACGGCACCTGTGTGCGCGACTACATCCACGTCGCCGACCTGGCCGAGGCCCACCTGCTGGCCGTGGCGGCCGCCGCCCCGGGCGAGCACCTCATCTGCAACCTGGGCAACGGCAACGGCTTCTCCGTCCGCGAGGTCGTCGAGACCGTGCGGCGGGTGACGGGCCATCCGATCCCCGAGATCATGGCCCCGCGCCGGGGCGGCGACCCGGCGGTCCTGGTCGCGTCGGCCGGCACCGCCCGCGAGAAGCTGGGCTGGAACCCGTCCCGCGCGGACCTCGCGGGCATCGTGTCGGACGCGTGGGAGTTCGCGCAGCGGCGCGCGGGCCAGTAG
- the galK gene encoding galactokinase codes for MGEAVAGTVGERFRELYGAEPEGVWAAPGRVNLIGEHTDYNDGFVMPFALPHQAVAAVSRRDDGILRLHSADIDADPVELRVADLIPGSDKSWTAYPSGVLWALREAGHELTGADVHLASTVPSGAGLSSSAALEVVLALAMNDLYALGLRGWQLARLCQRAENVYVGAPVGIMDQTASACCEAGHALFLDTRDLSQRQIPFDLAAEGMRLLVVDTRVKHSHSEGEYGKRRAGCEKGAALLGVDALRDVPYADLDAALERLGDEEEVRRLVRHVVTEDERVERVVALLESGDTRAIGAVLVEGHASLRDDFRISCPELDLVVDTALASGALGARMTGGGFGGSAIVLVEAAGVDAVTKAVEDAFAAAGLKAPRVFEAVPSAGARRLV; via the coding sequence ATGGGCGAGGCTGTCGCGGGAACCGTCGGCGAGCGGTTCCGGGAGCTGTACGGGGCGGAGCCGGAGGGGGTGTGGGCGGCGCCGGGCCGGGTGAACCTCATCGGGGAGCACACCGACTACAACGACGGCTTCGTCATGCCCTTCGCCCTGCCGCACCAGGCCGTCGCGGCCGTCTCCCGGCGCGACGACGGCATCCTGCGCCTGCACTCGGCCGACATCGACGCCGACCCGGTCGAGCTGCGCGTCGCCGACCTGATCCCCGGCTCGGACAAGTCCTGGACGGCGTACCCCTCGGGCGTCCTGTGGGCGCTGCGCGAGGCCGGACACGAGCTGACCGGCGCCGACGTCCACCTGGCCTCGACCGTCCCGTCCGGGGCGGGGCTCTCCTCCTCCGCGGCCCTGGAGGTCGTCCTCGCCCTGGCGATGAACGACCTGTACGCCCTCGGCCTGCGCGGCTGGCAGCTGGCCCGGCTGTGCCAGCGCGCGGAGAACGTCTACGTCGGCGCCCCCGTCGGCATCATGGACCAGACGGCGTCCGCCTGCTGCGAGGCGGGGCACGCCCTCTTCCTCGACACCCGCGACCTCTCCCAGCGGCAGATCCCCTTCGACCTCGCCGCCGAGGGGATGCGCCTGCTGGTCGTCGACACCCGGGTCAAGCACTCCCACAGCGAGGGCGAGTACGGCAAGCGCCGCGCGGGCTGCGAGAAGGGCGCCGCGCTGCTGGGCGTCGACGCGCTGCGCGACGTGCCGTACGCCGACCTGGACGCGGCGCTGGAGCGGCTGGGCGACGAGGAGGAGGTGCGCCGCCTGGTCCGGCACGTGGTGACCGAGGACGAGCGCGTCGAACGGGTGGTCGCGCTGCTGGAGTCCGGCGACACCCGGGCCATCGGCGCCGTCCTGGTCGAGGGCCACGCCTCGCTGCGCGACGACTTCCGCATCTCCTGCCCCGAGCTGGACCTGGTCGTCGACACGGCCCTGGCCTCCGGCGCCCTCGGCGCCCGGATGACCGGCGGCGGCTTCGGCGGCTCGGCGATCGTCCTGGTGGAGGCCGCCGGCGTGGACGCCGTCACCAAGGCGGTCGAGGACGCCTTCGCCGCGGCGGGCCTCAAGGCTCCGCGGGTGTTCGAGGCGGTGCCCTCGGCGGGGGCGCGGCGCCTGGTCTGA
- a CDS encoding GNAT family N-acetyltransferase, with translation MVSRMFRLVTEVDRERRDLLRTRLRETNTAASSVLRSLRGTPHEREFPLHVWVLDATGGLAGGLVGHTWATWLHVTYLWVDGGHRGAGLGSALLDEAERTARTERGCAAARVETWDFQAPGFYTKRGYDVMCVIPDYPPGITEYTLVKRLG, from the coding sequence ATGGTGAGCCGCATGTTTCGTCTTGTGACAGAAGTCGACAGGGAACGGCGCGATCTGCTGCGCACCCGCCTGCGGGAGACGAACACAGCGGCCTCCTCCGTCCTGCGTTCCCTGCGCGGCACCCCTCACGAACGCGAATTCCCGTTGCACGTGTGGGTGCTGGACGCCACCGGGGGCCTGGCGGGCGGCCTGGTCGGGCACACCTGGGCGACCTGGCTCCACGTGACCTACCTGTGGGTGGACGGCGGCCACCGCGGCGCGGGCCTCGGCTCCGCCCTCCTCGACGAGGCGGAGCGCACCGCCCGCACCGAACGCGGCTGCGCCGCCGCCCGGGTGGAGACCTGGGACTTCCAGGCCCCGGGCTTCTACACGAAACGCGGCTACGACGTCATGTGCGTGATCCCCGACTACCCGCCGGGGATCACGGAGTACACGCTGGTGAAGCGGCTCGGCTGA
- a CDS encoding response regulator transcription factor: MVRIRVLVVDDHRIFAESLAAALAAEPDVDVSAAGSGPAALRCLERAASEGRRFDVLLVDADLGGHVPGVRPAVPVRDGNEDGLVDGISLVAGVRSGQPGVRTVVLAEKDDPRRAALALGAGASGWVAKDCSLSRLLSVIRGVLRDETHLPPALLTGVLRELTAARKHRTESELLVESLTPREREVLRCMVAGLGRKAVAERLYLSPHTVRTHMQNVLGKLGVHSTLAAVALARRAGVGPADLDGPSAGDVVERGGQLA; this comes from the coding sequence GTGGTTCGTATCCGAGTCCTGGTCGTCGACGACCATCGCATCTTCGCCGAGTCGCTCGCGGCCGCCCTGGCCGCCGAGCCCGACGTCGACGTCTCCGCGGCCGGCAGCGGTCCGGCCGCACTGCGCTGCCTGGAGCGGGCCGCGTCCGAGGGGCGGCGGTTCGACGTGCTGCTCGTCGACGCCGACCTGGGCGGCCACGTGCCCGGTGTCCGGCCCGCCGTGCCCGTGCGGGATGGCAACGAGGACGGGCTGGTGGACGGGATCTCGCTGGTCGCCGGGGTGCGTTCGGGCCAGCCGGGCGTACGGACCGTCGTGCTCGCCGAGAAGGACGACCCGCGGCGGGCGGCCCTCGCCCTGGGCGCCGGGGCCTCGGGGTGGGTGGCCAAGGACTGCTCCCTGTCGCGGCTGCTCAGCGTCATCCGGGGCGTCCTGCGCGACGAGACGCATCTGCCGCCCGCCCTGCTCACCGGCGTCCTGCGCGAGCTGACCGCCGCCCGCAAGCACCGCACCGAGAGCGAGCTGCTGGTGGAGTCGCTGACCCCGCGCGAGCGCGAGGTGCTGCGCTGCATGGTCGCCGGGCTGGGCCGCAAGGCGGTCGCGGAGCGGCTGTACCTGTCCCCGCACACGGTCCGCACCCACATGCAGAACGTCCTGGGCAAGCTGGGCGTGCACTCCACCCTGGCCGCCGTGGCGCTGGCCCGCAGGGCCGGGGTGGGGCCGGCGGACCTGGACGGGCCCTCAGCCGGGGATGTTGTCGAACGGGGCGGTCAGCTGGCGTAG
- the tamR gene encoding MarR family transcriptional regulator TamR: protein MEDEVDRLVAAWRRERPDLDVEPLEVLSRVSRLARHLDRARRLAFSEHNLEPWEFDVLTALRRAGTPYQLSPGQLLTQTLVTSGTMTNRIDRLAKKGLVERLPDPSDRRGVLVRLTDEGRDRADQSLAGLLAQERAILGELSRAQRTELAALLRQLTAPFDNIPG from the coding sequence ATGGAGGACGAGGTCGATCGGCTGGTCGCAGCATGGCGCCGGGAGCGCCCGGACCTCGACGTGGAACCGCTCGAGGTGCTGAGCCGCGTCAGCAGGCTGGCCCGGCACCTGGACCGCGCACGCCGGCTGGCCTTCTCCGAACACAATCTCGAGCCGTGGGAGTTCGACGTACTGACGGCACTGCGCCGCGCGGGCACCCCCTACCAGCTCTCACCGGGGCAGCTCCTCACCCAGACCCTGGTCACGTCGGGCACGATGACCAACCGGATCGACCGGCTGGCGAAGAAGGGCCTGGTGGAGCGCCTGCCCGACCCCAGCGACCGGCGCGGCGTCCTGGTCCGGCTCACGGACGAGGGACGGGACCGCGCCGACCAGTCGCTGGCGGGCCTGCTGGCCCAGGAGCGCGCGATCCTGGGCGAACTCTCCCGCGCCCAGCGCACCGAACTGGCGGCCCTGCTACGCCAGCTGACCGCCCCGTTCGACAACATCCCCGGCTGA
- a CDS encoding trans-aconitate 2-methyltransferase gives MPATAPTWDPAQYLRHAGHRARPFTDLLARIPDLPADPPRIADLGCGPGNVTVLLADRWPTARITGYDNSPRMLERARQYAGPTSGGGHLDFAPADARSWTPDEPCDLLVSNATLQWVPGHADLFPGWIDRLAPGGTLALQVPGNFDAPSHRLMRELADSRRWRERLAGVLRHDDAVLTPEGYLAHLTAAGCTADVWETTYVHLLPGDDAVLDWVRGTGLRPVLDALDDDPAARDAFVDEYRAVLRAAYPAQAHGTPFPFRRVFAVARKPERSAGSAGSGGSAGSAGSAGSVGPAGEAGR, from the coding sequence ATGCCCGCCACCGCCCCCACCTGGGACCCCGCCCAGTACCTGCGCCACGCCGGACACCGCGCCCGCCCCTTCACCGACCTCCTCGCCCGGATCCCGGACCTCCCCGCGGACCCGCCCCGCATCGCCGATCTCGGCTGCGGCCCCGGCAACGTCACCGTGCTGCTCGCCGACCGCTGGCCCACCGCCCGCATCACCGGCTACGACAACTCGCCCCGGATGCTCGAACGCGCCCGGCAGTACGCCGGCCCCACCTCCGGCGGCGGCCACCTCGACTTCGCCCCCGCCGACGCCCGCTCCTGGACCCCCGACGAGCCCTGCGACCTCCTCGTCAGCAACGCCACCCTCCAGTGGGTCCCCGGCCACGCCGACCTCTTCCCCGGCTGGATCGACCGACTCGCCCCCGGCGGCACCCTCGCCCTCCAGGTCCCCGGCAACTTCGACGCCCCCAGCCACCGCCTGATGCGCGAACTCGCCGACTCCCGGCGCTGGCGGGAGCGCCTGGCCGGCGTCCTGCGCCACGACGACGCCGTCCTCACCCCCGAGGGCTACCTGGCCCACCTGACCGCCGCCGGCTGCACCGCCGACGTGTGGGAGACGACGTACGTCCACCTGCTGCCCGGCGACGACGCCGTCCTCGACTGGGTCAGGGGGACGGGGCTGCGGCCCGTACTGGACGCCCTCGACGACGACCCGGCCGCCCGCGACGCCTTCGTCGACGAGTACCGGGCCGTACTGCGCGCCGCCTACCCCGCCCAGGCGCACGGCACCCCCTTCCCCTTCCGCCGCGTCTTCGCCGTCGCACGGAAGCCCGAGAGGTCCGCGGGGTCTGCGGGGTCCGGGGGATCCGCGGGCTCCGCGGGCTCCGCGGGCTCCGTGGGGCCCGCTGGGGAGGCGGGCCGATGA
- a CDS encoding VOC family protein, with protein MITGLDHVQLAVPPGAEEPLRAFYTGVLGMSEVPKPPVLAVHGGCWFRAGAVHLHLGVETAGFRPARKAHPGLRVTGIDAYAARLEAHGTPVTWDHDLPGHRRFYCADPVGNRLEFLEPVGPARP; from the coding sequence ATGATCACCGGTCTCGACCACGTGCAGCTCGCCGTGCCGCCCGGCGCCGAGGAGCCGCTGCGCGCCTTCTACACCGGCGTCCTCGGCATGTCCGAGGTCCCCAAGCCGCCCGTGCTCGCCGTGCACGGGGGCTGCTGGTTCCGGGCCGGCGCCGTCCACCTCCACCTGGGCGTCGAGACGGCCGGCTTCCGGCCCGCCCGCAAGGCCCACCCCGGGCTGCGGGTCACCGGGATCGACGCGTACGCCGCCCGCCTGGAGGCCCACGGCACGCCGGTCACCTGGGACCACGACCTCCCCGGCCACCGGCGCTTCTACTGCGCCGATCCCGTCGGCAACCGCCTGGAGTTCCTGGAACCGGTCGGACCCGCCCGTCCCTGA
- a CDS encoding CaiB/BaiF CoA transferase family protein — protein sequence MQPLRGVTVVALEQAIAAPYASRQLADLGARVIKVERPRTGDFARAYDTRVRGLSSHFVWANRNKESLTLDFKDPRGLELLRRLIADADVFLQNLAPGAAARAGLGARELRAAHPELIVCDISGYGTPGPYADRKAYDLLVQSEAGLLSVTGTPDDMAKAGIPVSDIAAGMYAYSSVLGALLERGRTGRGTHLDVSMLEATVEWLGFPLYYAFEGGRPPPRAGASHATIYPYGPFTAGDGKVVMTAVQNEREWQGFCAGFLDRPELAGHPHYATNADRNAHREELGALIAARFARLTAAEAVELLDAVPVANARVNTLAEVWDHPQLAARGRLHEVPTPAGPVPALAPPGPTGDAPRMEAVPALGEHTRAVLGGLGLSEQDIDALAADGVV from the coding sequence ATGCAACCGCTGCGCGGAGTCACCGTCGTCGCGCTGGAGCAGGCGATCGCCGCTCCCTACGCCAGCCGTCAGCTCGCCGACCTCGGCGCCCGGGTGATCAAGGTGGAGCGCCCGCGGACGGGGGACTTCGCGCGGGCGTACGACACCCGGGTGCGGGGTCTGAGCTCGCACTTCGTGTGGGCCAACCGCAACAAGGAGTCCCTCACCCTGGACTTCAAGGATCCGCGCGGCCTGGAGCTGCTGCGCAGGCTGATCGCGGACGCGGACGTCTTCTTGCAGAACCTGGCGCCGGGCGCGGCCGCGCGGGCCGGACTGGGCGCGCGGGAGCTGCGTGCCGCGCATCCGGAGCTGATCGTGTGCGACATCTCCGGCTACGGCACGCCGGGCCCCTACGCGGACCGCAAGGCGTACGACCTGCTGGTGCAGTCCGAGGCGGGGCTGCTGTCGGTCACGGGCACGCCGGACGACATGGCCAAGGCGGGCATTCCGGTGTCGGACATCGCCGCCGGGATGTACGCGTACAGCTCGGTCCTCGGCGCGCTCCTCGAACGCGGCCGGACGGGACGGGGCACGCACCTGGACGTGTCGATGCTGGAGGCCACCGTGGAGTGGCTGGGCTTTCCCCTGTACTACGCCTTCGAGGGCGGCCGGCCGCCGCCGCGGGCGGGCGCCTCGCACGCGACGATCTACCCGTACGGCCCGTTCACGGCGGGCGACGGGAAGGTCGTGATGACGGCGGTGCAGAACGAGCGCGAGTGGCAGGGCTTCTGCGCGGGCTTCCTGGACCGTCCCGAGCTGGCCGGGCATCCGCACTACGCCACCAACGCGGACCGCAACGCGCACCGGGAGGAGCTGGGCGCGCTGATCGCGGCCAGGTTCGCGCGGCTGACCGCCGCCGAGGCGGTCGAGCTGCTCGACGCGGTGCCGGTCGCCAACGCGCGAGTGAACACGCTCGCCGAGGTGTGGGACCACCCGCAGCTGGCCGCACGCGGACGCCTGCACGAGGTGCCCACCCCGGCCGGTCCGGTCCCGGCACTGGCACCGCCGGGACCGACCGGGGACGCGCCCCGCATGGAGGCGGTCCCGGCGCTGGGCGAGCACACCCGCGCCGTCCTCGGCGGTCTCGGGCTGTCGGAGCAGGACATCGACGCGCTCGCCGCGGACGGCGTGGTGTGA
- a CDS encoding TetR/AcrR family transcriptional regulator produces the protein MIDAVATDSSSTPSNEKPRRARRTRMTGAERRQQLLEIGRTLFAAKGFEGTSVEEIAAKAGVSKPVVYEHFGGKEGLYAVVVDREMRRLLDMVTGSLTAGHPRELCEQAAFALLDYIEEYTDGFRILVRDSPIPQSTGTFASLISDIATQVEDILGREFKNRGFDAKLAPLYAQALVGMVALTGQWWLDVRRPKKAEVAAHLVNLAWHGLDGLEPKPRLIGHRKS, from the coding sequence ATGATTGACGCCGTGGCGACCGACTCCAGCAGCACCCCAAGCAACGAGAAGCCGCGGCGAGCGCGTCGCACCCGGATGACCGGTGCCGAGCGCCGCCAGCAGCTGCTGGAGATCGGCCGCACCCTCTTCGCGGCGAAGGGTTTCGAGGGCACCTCCGTGGAGGAGATCGCGGCGAAGGCCGGGGTCTCCAAGCCGGTGGTGTACGAGCACTTCGGCGGCAAGGAGGGCCTGTACGCGGTGGTCGTGGACCGCGAGATGCGGCGGCTGCTCGACATGGTGACCGGCTCCCTGACGGCGGGCCATCCGCGTGAGCTGTGCGAGCAGGCGGCCTTCGCGCTCCTGGACTACATCGAGGAGTACACGGACGGCTTCCGCATCCTGGTCCGCGACTCCCCCATCCCGCAGTCGACGGGTACCTTCGCCTCCCTCATCTCGGACATCGCCACCCAGGTGGAGGACATCCTGGGCCGCGAGTTCAAGAACCGCGGCTTCGACGCCAAGCTGGCCCCGCTGTACGCGCAGGCGCTGGTCGGCATGGTGGCGCTGACCGGTCAGTGGTGGCTGGACGTGCGCCGCCCGAAGAAGGCGGAGGTGGCGGCGCACCTGGTGAACCTGGCGTGGCACGGGCTGGACGGACTGGAGCCGAAGCCGCGACTCATAGGGCACCGCAAGAGCTGA
- a CDS encoding acyl-CoA desaturase: MTTSSDVIPDAPQPAGDAAGPSATLGGEQKRSIEQITLLLFITLPFLALVAAVPLAWGWGVSWLDLGLLVFFYFLGCHGITIGFHRHFTHGSFKAKRPLKIALAIAGSMAVEGPLVRWVADHRKHHKFSDDEGDPHSPWRYGETVPALIKGLWWAHIAWMFDEEQTPQEKYAPDLIKDPALRAVSRQFVLWTVVSLALPALIGGLVTMSWWGAFTGFFWGSLVRVALLHHVTWSINSICHAVGKRPFKSRDRSGNVWWLAILSCGESWHNLHHADPTSARHGVMRGQLDSSARLIRWFEQLGWAYDVRWPSRSRIDSRRNTDQDGARRRKETAKAA; encoded by the coding sequence ATGACCACGAGTTCCGATGTGATCCCAGACGCTCCGCAGCCCGCAGGCGACGCCGCGGGACCCTCCGCCACGCTGGGCGGTGAGCAGAAGCGGTCGATCGAGCAGATCACGCTGCTGCTGTTCATCACCCTCCCGTTCCTCGCGCTGGTGGCGGCGGTGCCACTGGCGTGGGGCTGGGGCGTGAGCTGGCTGGACCTGGGGCTGCTGGTCTTCTTCTACTTCCTGGGCTGCCACGGCATCACCATCGGGTTCCACCGCCACTTCACCCACGGTTCCTTCAAGGCGAAGCGGCCGTTGAAGATCGCCTTGGCGATCGCCGGCTCGATGGCGGTCGAGGGACCGCTGGTCCGCTGGGTGGCCGACCACCGCAAGCACCACAAGTTCTCCGACGACGAGGGCGACCCGCATTCGCCGTGGCGGTACGGCGAGACGGTGCCCGCCCTGATCAAGGGCCTGTGGTGGGCCCACATCGCCTGGATGTTCGACGAGGAGCAGACGCCGCAGGAGAAGTACGCGCCGGACCTGATCAAGGACCCCGCACTGCGGGCGGTCTCCCGCCAGTTCGTCCTGTGGACGGTGGTGTCCCTGGCGCTGCCCGCGCTGATCGGCGGGCTGGTGACGATGTCCTGGTGGGGTGCGTTCACCGGGTTCTTCTGGGGTTCACTCGTGCGGGTGGCCCTGCTGCACCACGTGACCTGGTCGATCAACTCGATCTGCCACGCCGTGGGCAAGCGCCCCTTCAAGTCCCGGGACCGCTCGGGCAACGTGTGGTGGCTGGCGATCCTGTCCTGCGGCGAGTCCTGGCACAACCTGCACCACGCGGACCCGACCTCGGCACGGCACGGGGTGATGCGCGGGCAGCTGGACTCCTCCGCGCGGCTGATCCGCTGGTTCGAGCAGCTGGGGTGGGCGTACGACGTGCGCTGGCCGTCACGCTCGCGTATCGATTCGCGCCGCAACACGGATCAGGACGGTGCCCGCCGCCGGAAGGAGACGGCGAAGGCGGCATGA